One stretch of Candidatus Saccharibacteria bacterium oral taxon 488 DNA includes these proteins:
- the aspS gene encoding aspartate--tRNA ligase: MKKRVLAIHTPDDVGKNITVAGWVHSRRDHGGLIFIDLRDHTGLVQLVINPDRAEAFRLAESLRDEFVIRASGVVTERGEGLKNPNIASGNVEIVVENLEILNHAETLPIQPFAEENQAGEDLRFKYRYLDLRRPKMQQMLKKRAEMYRRMHQYMDDRDFIEIQTPILANSSPEGARDFLIPSRLQENKFYALPQAPQQFKQLLMVGGVPRYYQLAACFRDEDPRADRLYGEFYQLDLEMSFVEDGEEVRQEVEPLMRQLATEFAGKELLDLSDLPVGDGSSIPRISYRDAMETYGSDKPDLRFGMELVELTDVFTNTEFGVFKNAECIKAICVKHGASLSRKQIDQFTDIAKSEGGGLAPVKILDRLVRTIDGEIVEETEISEEKFLQSENIDRIFFSPIAKYLSKNEKVDSIKRTNVKPGDAIFFCADTRPVVNAVLGRLRNEFATHFNLKDPSVVAFAWIIDFPFYEWDDHGKKLDFGHNPFGMPKGGIEALESATTDAEKLAIVADQFDMVMNGYEICSGGVRNHNPAVLYKVFDLLGFSESYVEEKFGAMLGAFKYGAPPHAGCAFGIDRILMELIDETNVRETLAFPKNGSGVDVMMDSPSMVDSAQLRELGL; the protein is encoded by the coding sequence ATGAAAAAGAGAGTTTTGGCGATACATACCCCTGATGACGTTGGAAAAAATATTACGGTGGCTGGCTGGGTGCACTCGCGGCGCGATCATGGCGGGCTGATTTTTATTGATTTGCGCGATCATACTGGCTTGGTGCAGCTGGTGATTAATCCTGATAGGGCGGAGGCCTTTCGTTTGGCGGAAAGCCTGCGCGACGAGTTTGTGATTCGTGCCAGCGGCGTGGTGACGGAGCGCGGCGAAGGCCTGAAAAATCCAAATATTGCCAGCGGTAATGTGGAAATTGTGGTGGAAAATTTGGAAATTCTCAATCACGCTGAAACCTTGCCAATCCAGCCGTTTGCCGAAGAAAATCAGGCAGGTGAGGACTTGCGTTTTAAATATCGTTACCTCGATCTGCGTCGTCCAAAGATGCAACAGATGCTGAAAAAACGCGCTGAAATGTACCGCCGGATGCATCAATATATGGACGACCGCGACTTCATCGAAATTCAGACGCCAATTTTGGCAAATTCTAGTCCCGAGGGCGCGCGTGATTTTCTGATCCCGAGTCGTTTGCAGGAAAATAAGTTTTACGCGCTGCCGCAAGCACCGCAGCAGTTCAAGCAGCTGCTGATGGTTGGCGGTGTGCCGCGGTATTATCAGCTGGCGGCGTGTTTTCGTGATGAAGATCCGCGAGCCGATCGACTGTACGGGGAGTTTTACCAGCTGGATTTGGAGATGAGCTTCGTTGAAGACGGCGAGGAAGTCCGCCAGGAAGTTGAGCCGTTGATGCGCCAGCTAGCGACTGAGTTTGCGGGCAAGGAATTGCTGGATTTGAGTGACCTGCCTGTTGGTGATGGCAGTTCAATTCCGCGCATTTCCTACCGCGACGCCATGGAGACGTACGGCTCGGACAAACCAGACCTACGTTTTGGCATGGAGCTGGTTGAGCTGACCGATGTGTTTACTAACACCGAATTTGGCGTGTTCAAAAATGCTGAATGCATCAAGGCAATTTGTGTGAAACATGGCGCTAGTCTCAGCCGTAAGCAAATTGATCAGTTCACTGACATTGCTAAAAGTGAAGGGGGCGGTTTGGCTCCCGTCAAGATATTGGACAGGTTGGTTAGAACGATTGACGGAGAGATTGTAGAAGAAACAGAAATTAGCGAAGAAAAGTTCCTTCAATCTGAAAATATAGACAGAATATTCTTTTCTCCGATAGCGAAATATTTATCTAAAAATGAGAAGGTAGACAGCATTAAAAGAACTAATGTGAAGCCTGGTGATGCGATTTTCTTCTGTGCCGACACACGCCCAGTCGTCAACGCCGTGCTTGGTCGCTTGCGAAACGAATTTGCTACTCATTTCAACCTGAAAGACCCGAGCGTGGTGGCCTTTGCCTGGATTATCGATTTTCCGTTCTACGAATGGGACGACCACGGCAAGAAGCTTGATTTTGGACACAATCCATTTGGTATGCCAAAGGGCGGTATAGAGGCACTGGAGTCGGCGACGACCGATGCCGAAAAACTGGCCATCGTGGCTGATCAATTCGACATGGTGATGAACGGCTACGAAATCTGCTCCGGCGGTGTGCGTAACCACAACCCAGCGGTGCTATATAAAGTATTCGATCTACTTGGCTTTAGCGAAAGCTACGTCGAGGAAAAGTTCGGTGCCATGCTGGGCGCCTTCAAATACGGTGCACCTCCACACGCTGGCTGTGCCTTTGGCATCGACCGCATCCTCATGGAACTTATTGACGAAACTAATGTTCGCGAGACTTTAGCCTTTCCAAAGAACGGCTCGGGTGTCGATGTGATGATGGACTCGCCGTCAATGGTTGATTCAGCACAATTGCGAGAATTAGGGCTGTAG
- the ruvB gene encoding Holliday junction branch migration DNA helicase RuvB: MAIERIVDTSSHSDDAEEQRIEVSLRPQSFSEYVGQERLKRNLRLAIDAAKKRGEPLDHVLLYGPPGLGKTTMATVIANEMGTNLRITSGPAIEKAGDLASILTNLADGDILFIDEIHRLGRAVEEILYSAMEDFKLDIVIGKGPAARSIRLDLPRFTVIGATTRTGSLAAPLRDRFGHIYRLEFYEPEDIAKIVTRSAAILESSIRHEAANLLSTRARLTPRIANRLLKRVRDYADVNGDGIIDVKTTTSALEMLEVDELGLDPADRNLLQSILENYGDNPVGLTTIAALTGDEATTIEDFYEPYLLQIGFIERTPRGRRVTPKAKKHINML; the protein is encoded by the coding sequence ATGGCAATTGAGAGAATAGTCGATACCAGTTCGCATAGTGATGACGCCGAGGAGCAGCGGATTGAAGTCAGCCTGCGTCCGCAGAGTTTTAGTGAGTATGTCGGCCAGGAACGATTGAAGCGCAATTTACGCTTGGCAATTGACGCGGCCAAGAAGCGCGGTGAGCCACTGGATCATGTGCTGCTCTACGGCCCACCAGGGCTGGGCAAGACCACCATGGCGACAGTGATCGCTAATGAGATGGGGACGAACTTGCGTATCACCAGTGGCCCGGCGATTGAAAAGGCGGGTGATCTGGCATCGATTTTGACGAATTTGGCGGACGGCGATATTTTGTTCATCGATGAGATTCATCGGCTCGGTCGGGCGGTGGAGGAGATTTTATACTCGGCCATGGAAGATTTCAAACTGGACATCGTCATCGGCAAAGGCCCGGCTGCCCGGTCGATTCGGCTGGACTTGCCGCGGTTTACGGTCATCGGCGCGACGACGCGGACGGGTAGCTTGGCAGCGCCGCTGCGCGACCGCTTTGGGCATATTTATCGATTGGAGTTTTATGAGCCAGAGGACATCGCTAAAATCGTAACGCGGAGTGCGGCCATCTTGGAGTCGTCGATTCGGCATGAAGCAGCGAATTTACTATCGACGCGGGCTCGCTTGACGCCGCGCATCGCTAACCGCCTACTCAAGCGCGTGCGTGACTACGCCGACGTGAACGGTGATGGCATAATTGATGTGAAAACCACAACGAGTGCTTTGGAGATGCTGGAAGTGGATGAGCTGGGCTTGGATCCGGCTGACCGTAATTTACTACAATCAATTCTGGAAAATTACGGCGACAATCCGGTGGGACTAACGACCATTGCTGCCCTGACTGGCGATGAAGCGACGACGATAGAGGATTTCTATGAGCCGTATTTACTGCAAATTGGCTTCATCGAGCGCACGCCGCGCGGCCGTCGGGTGACGCCAAAGGCGAAAAAACACATCAATATGCTATAA
- a CDS encoding HIT family protein gives MAVLDKNQCYLGKSFITLRQHKETLSDLDEVDWAELYQVIRQLEQAVKEAFGADVCNWECLMNNAVKAGQPTHVHWHLYPRYLGGATFAGEEFPDPKWPRHLEDAVHMVGDEIFREIMQALRSRLAGD, from the coding sequence GTGGCGGTGCTTGACAAGAATCAGTGCTATTTGGGTAAGTCATTTATCACCCTGCGTCAGCACAAGGAAACATTGTCGGATCTGGACGAGGTGGATTGGGCGGAGCTGTATCAGGTGATTCGTCAACTTGAGCAGGCAGTTAAAGAAGCGTTTGGCGCTGATGTCTGTAACTGGGAATGCCTGATGAATAATGCGGTTAAGGCTGGTCAGCCAACACATGTGCACTGGCATTTGTATCCGCGCTATCTCGGCGGTGCCACCTTTGCTGGCGAGGAATTTCCTGATCCAAAATGGCCACGGCACCTAGAGGATGCGGTACATATGGTGGGTGATGAGATCTTTCGTGAAATTATGCAGGCATTGCGTAGCCGGCTTGCAGGAGATTAG
- the ruvA gene encoding Holliday junction branch migration protein RuvA: MIAHLSGTIAEKFGAGSIVIDVHGVGYEVSVSAGDFEAVALSQDAKFYTYHHVREQTEELFGFSSLAAKKLFEMLITVQGVGPKAALAILSLGDAEHVRNAIANADHAFVQQAAGVGKKTAERVVVDLSDKVGLPTQYGRAAAPVQTELNTSDEALEALMALGYTLADATKALENIDVNLPTAQRVTEALKK, from the coding sequence GTGATCGCCCATCTCTCAGGTACAATCGCTGAAAAATTTGGTGCCGGCAGCATCGTGATTGACGTTCACGGCGTCGGTTATGAAGTGAGCGTGTCGGCTGGTGATTTCGAGGCGGTGGCGCTCAGTCAAGACGCTAAGTTTTACACCTATCATCATGTGCGTGAGCAGACGGAAGAGCTATTCGGTTTTTCTAGTTTGGCTGCAAAAAAGCTGTTTGAAATGCTGATTACTGTTCAGGGCGTCGGGCCAAAGGCGGCGCTAGCCATCCTCAGCCTGGGCGATGCGGAGCACGTCCGTAACGCCATCGCTAACGCTGATCATGCGTTTGTGCAACAAGCTGCTGGCGTCGGTAAAAAAACCGCCGAACGCGTGGTGGTTGATTTGAGTGATAAAGTTGGCTTGCCAACGCAATATGGTCGAGCAGCCGCGCCAGTCCAGACTGAATTGAATACTTCCGACGAAGCGTTAGAGGCACTGATGGCGCTGGGCTATACCTTGGCTGACGCCACTAAGGCGCTGGAAAATATCGATGTCAATCTGCCGACGGCCCAGCGGGTAACTGAGGCACTGAAGAAATGA
- a CDS encoding PBP1A family penicillin-binding protein, producing MVQLGKGKRAPIKKQPPHMGRYANLGQVKAKSGKLPRQHKHFLWFWRLSRPKKIMVCLLPILLFLIIVPIASYFYYAHDIGDQERLMNRNNTGIVLTDAKDKVIYSVGNAERRNLVQLNDISESMKKALIASEDKDFYKHSGFNVFSIFRAAITRHGGGSTLTQQLVKNNLLSNEHSFMRKYQELFMAIAIEQNYSKEQILMMYLNSVYFGENAFGIEEAAKVYFNKSPKDLTLAESSMLVGVLPAPSRYSPISGNAEYAKQRQRTVLGRMQTEGFITEEQKQQAEATQLAYTGGGAAHTNSAAPHFAEMVIKQLSDKYGYEKVMRSGYRVKTSLNLDTQQLLQENIAKQMKQINRLGGTNASGIVIDPKTGEVRALVGSADYNNAEWGKVNMVTTPRQPGSSFKPLYYAQAMADGAITPATVFDDKLTDFNGYVPYNATRRWNGKVTTRKSLSWSLNIPSVLIMQKYGINRSIQAVKKLGISTLDENKNYGLSLALGSAEVRLSEMTNAYAAFANGGTQYESLNLITEVKDKFNKNASWKTASTRQAISQGGAYLISSILSDNAARAGMFGSSLTVGGKTVAVKTGTTNDNRDAWTIGYTPQYAVGVWVGNNNNKVMNSGGSDVAAPIWRATMTKLLAGAKTGFDVPSSVVQRSVCSSNGGLADDSSPGAYKEYFLSSAIPTEKCDQTKPKIEVCNLAIKQMESIFEDQFDAAKYSKNAADCRQTPTTKQITVCDLATRRLITISEDKFDATKHSRKTASCGSTGDDDQNPGGGNGSGGGSGGGSGGGSGGTSPGPTNPPGGGDRRP from the coding sequence ATGGTGCAATTAGGCAAGGGAAAACGAGCTCCGATAAAGAAGCAGCCGCCGCACATGGGTCGGTATGCCAATCTCGGTCAAGTCAAGGCGAAATCCGGTAAATTACCGCGTCAACACAAACACTTTTTGTGGTTTTGGCGGCTGAGCCGGCCGAAAAAAATTATGGTGTGTCTGCTGCCGATTCTACTGTTTTTGATCATCGTGCCGATTGCCAGTTATTTTTATTATGCGCACGACATCGGCGATCAAGAGCGGCTGATGAACCGCAATAATACCGGTATCGTGCTGACTGACGCCAAGGATAAGGTGATTTATAGTGTTGGTAATGCCGAGCGGCGGAACTTGGTGCAGCTCAACGATATCTCCGAGAGTATGAAAAAGGCGCTGATCGCCAGTGAGGATAAAGATTTTTATAAGCACAGCGGCTTTAATGTCTTCAGTATTTTCCGGGCGGCGATCACGCGGCACGGCGGTGGCTCAACCCTGACACAGCAGCTGGTCAAGAATAACTTGCTCAGCAATGAACATAGCTTTATGCGCAAATACCAAGAGCTATTTATGGCCATCGCCATTGAGCAAAATTACAGCAAAGAGCAGATCTTGATGATGTACCTCAACTCAGTGTACTTTGGTGAAAACGCCTTTGGTATCGAGGAGGCGGCCAAGGTGTATTTCAATAAGTCGCCGAAGGATTTGACACTGGCCGAGAGCAGTATGCTGGTTGGTGTGCTGCCGGCACCTAGCCGCTATTCACCGATCAGCGGCAACGCCGAATACGCCAAGCAGCGCCAAAGGACGGTGCTCGGTCGGATGCAGACCGAAGGCTTTATCACCGAGGAACAGAAGCAGCAGGCGGAAGCTACACAGCTAGCATATACTGGTGGTGGCGCGGCTCACACAAATTCCGCAGCGCCGCATTTTGCCGAGATGGTCATCAAACAGCTCAGCGACAAATATGGCTACGAAAAAGTCATGCGCTCGGGCTACCGCGTCAAGACCTCGCTGAATCTCGACACCCAACAGCTCCTTCAAGAGAATATCGCTAAACAAATGAAGCAGATCAATCGCCTGGGCGGTACCAACGCCAGCGGTATCGTTATTGATCCAAAAACCGGCGAGGTGCGGGCACTGGTTGGCAGTGCTGATTACAATAACGCCGAGTGGGGCAAGGTCAATATGGTGACCACGCCGCGCCAGCCTGGTTCGAGCTTCAAGCCGCTGTATTATGCGCAAGCGATGGCTGATGGCGCCATCACGCCGGCGACAGTTTTTGATGATAAATTAACTGACTTCAATGGTTATGTGCCCTACAACGCTACTCGCCGCTGGAACGGCAAGGTGACGACGCGCAAGTCGCTCAGCTGGTCGCTGAATATCCCGAGCGTTTTGATCATGCAAAAGTATGGCATCAATCGCTCCATCCAAGCTGTCAAGAAACTCGGTATCAGCACGCTGGACGAAAACAAAAATTACGGATTGTCACTGGCGCTTGGCTCGGCCGAGGTGCGCCTAAGCGAGATGACAAACGCCTACGCGGCCTTTGCCAATGGCGGTACGCAGTACGAATCGCTCAATCTCATCACTGAAGTCAAGGACAAGTTCAACAAAAACGCGTCGTGGAAAACAGCCAGTACGCGCCAAGCGATTAGCCAAGGTGGCGCCTATCTTATCTCCAGCATTCTGTCGGATAACGCCGCGCGGGCGGGGATGTTTGGTAGCAGCCTGACGGTGGGCGGTAAAACGGTCGCGGTCAAGACGGGTACCACCAATGATAACCGCGATGCCTGGACGATTGGCTACACGCCGCAATACGCTGTCGGCGTGTGGGTTGGTAATAACAACAATAAGGTCATGAACAGCGGTGGATCGGATGTGGCAGCACCAATTTGGCGGGCGACGATGACCAAGCTGCTGGCAGGCGCAAAAACTGGCTTCGACGTGCCAAGCAGTGTTGTTCAGCGAAGTGTGTGCAGTAGTAATGGTGGCCTGGCTGATGATTCCAGCCCCGGTGCTTACAAAGAATATTTTCTCTCGAGCGCCATTCCGACCGAGAAATGTGATCAGACCAAGCCAAAGATCGAGGTCTGTAACCTCGCGATCAAGCAAATGGAGTCAATTTTTGAAGATCAATTTGACGCCGCTAAATATTCCAAGAACGCTGCTGATTGTCGGCAAACGCCCACCACTAAGCAGATCACCGTCTGTGACCTAGCTACCAGGCGGCTCATCACCATCAGCGAAGACAAATTTGATGCGACGAAACATTCGCGAAAGACTGCGTCGTGTGGTAGTACCGGCGATGACGACCAGAACCCGGGCGGCGGTAATGGCAGTGGTGGTGGCAGCGGTGGCGGTTCGGGTGGTGGCAGTGGCGGCACTTCGCCCGGCCCGACCAATCCTCCGGGCGGCGGAGACAGACGACCGTGA
- the ruvC gene encoding crossover junction endodeoxyribonuclease RuvC codes for MRIIGIDPGTGILGFGVIDTKQGGYRLVTAGVIKTPAHTPLDERLAEIFDGLTEIIAETKPEVMSIEKLFFARNVTTAISVAHARGVAMLTGHKAGLAISEYTPLQIKQTLTGYGKADKKQIQEMVRLNLGLSQPPKPDDCADALAAAITHAAMTRRGVV; via the coding sequence ATGAGAATTATTGGCATTGATCCAGGGACTGGCATTTTGGGTTTTGGCGTGATTGACACGAAGCAGGGCGGCTACCGGCTGGTAACGGCCGGCGTGATCAAGACGCCCGCCCACACGCCGCTAGACGAGCGGCTGGCGGAGATTTTTGACGGCCTGACGGAGATCATCGCTGAGACCAAACCTGAGGTGATGTCGATTGAAAAGTTGTTTTTTGCCCGCAATGTTACTACTGCTATCTCTGTGGCTCATGCTCGTGGCGTGGCGATGCTGACTGGACACAAGGCGGGTCTCGCGATCAGTGAATACACGCCGCTACAGATCAAACAGACACTAACCGGTTATGGTAAAGCTGACAAAAAACAAATCCAGGAAATGGTGCGCCTTAACTTAGGTCTCAGCCAGCCCCCCAAGCCAGATGACTGCGCCGATGCACTCGCGGCAGCCATCACCCACGCAGCGATGACGCGCCGTGGCGTGGTATAA
- a CDS encoding YebC/PmpR family DNA-binding transcriptional regulator, translated as MSGHSKWATTHRQKAIVDAKRGAIFTKLGNQIAIAARGGTDPALNSSLAMAIEKAKAANMPSANIQRAIDRVADKSAAALEEITYEGYGPGGVGIIIETATDNRNRTLPEVKTALVKNGGRIADAGSVAFQFTRKGVITVAGTGEELLLQILDAGAEDAVEEDGEIIVYTELKDLASVRNQLVEQGLKVKDAELRYIANTPVEIADSETAQKLMKVVDALDDLDDVVNVHTNADITAE; from the coding sequence ATGTCAGGACACAGTAAATGGGCGACGACGCACCGGCAGAAAGCGATTGTTGACGCGAAGCGTGGCGCAATTTTCACCAAGTTGGGTAATCAAATTGCCATTGCGGCACGCGGCGGCACTGACCCAGCGCTCAATTCGAGCTTGGCAATGGCGATTGAGAAGGCTAAGGCCGCTAACATGCCAAGTGCTAACATTCAGCGGGCGATCGACCGCGTGGCGGATAAGAGCGCGGCGGCGCTGGAGGAAATTACCTATGAAGGCTACGGCCCGGGTGGCGTCGGCATCATCATCGAGACGGCGACTGACAACCGCAACCGCACCTTGCCAGAGGTGAAAACGGCGTTGGTGAAGAACGGCGGGCGAATTGCTGACGCTGGTAGCGTGGCGTTTCAGTTTACCCGCAAGGGTGTGATCACCGTGGCGGGTACGGGCGAGGAATTGCTGCTCCAGATTTTGGATGCTGGCGCTGAGGATGCGGTTGAGGAAGACGGCGAGATTATTGTCTATACCGAACTGAAGGATCTGGCGAGTGTTAGAAATCAGCTGGTTGAGCAGGGTTTGAAGGTGAAAGACGCCGAGCTGCGCTACATCGCCAACACACCGGTTGAGATTGCCGATTCAGAAACTGCACAGAAATTGATGAAGGTGGTTGATGCGCTGGACGACCTGGACGACGTGGTGAATGTGCATACCAATGCCGATATCACTGCGGAGTGA
- a CDS encoding ComEC family competence protein yields MKSLGLTQRLHVSWLLAAAGVGIVIGVISVMRAPYGLFAGWMWLVAGMVLTAASFIGARRWLIIVALVGGVLIGLWRGSFGQIGLEHYQTLIGQTARLSGRVLEDPDVDKKGQTVLRLGNIVSNDRRLPGSVWVVTRHSQAIKRSDVVTVRGMLSDGFGAFAARMSRAAVERVTREQPGDVAVGVRDWFAERVRRYVPESEAALGLGFLMGLRRALPLELMTALQVAGLTHVIVASGYNLTILVRLARRLFVRVSKYLAALSAGVMIIGFMAMTGLSPSMSRAGLVAGLSLAAWYYGRTIHPLVLLPVAAAMTLLINPQFGWNDLGWQLSFAAFSGVIILAPLLQRYFFGTKSPGVIRQIIGETVSAQIMTLPLLVASFGVISNVALIANVLILPLVPLAMLLTFVVGVCADVPLVAGLVAAPTTWLLQYMVGVARWLAGLDWAQLEVNLSWLWVVMAYLVIIGAMWWMRRQTGLRLRESNVVE; encoded by the coding sequence ATGAAGTCTCTCGGCCTCACCCAGCGTTTGCATGTGTCGTGGCTGTTGGCGGCAGCTGGTGTCGGCATCGTCATCGGCGTTATCAGCGTAATGCGAGCGCCATACGGGCTGTTTGCTGGCTGGATGTGGTTGGTGGCGGGAATGGTATTGACTGCGGCGTCGTTCATCGGGGCGCGGCGCTGGCTGATCATAGTGGCTCTAGTCGGCGGAGTGCTCATTGGGCTGTGGCGAGGTAGTTTTGGGCAGATTGGCCTGGAGCACTATCAAACACTGATCGGTCAAACGGCGCGGCTGAGCGGGCGGGTGCTGGAAGATCCTGATGTTGATAAAAAGGGGCAGACAGTGCTGCGCCTGGGCAATATTGTAAGCAATGATCGACGGCTGCCGGGTAGTGTCTGGGTGGTGACGAGGCATAGCCAGGCCATAAAACGCAGCGATGTGGTCACCGTGCGGGGTATGCTGAGCGATGGGTTCGGGGCGTTTGCGGCGCGGATGTCCAGGGCAGCGGTTGAACGAGTGACGCGCGAGCAACCGGGCGACGTGGCGGTGGGCGTGCGTGATTGGTTTGCGGAGCGGGTGCGACGGTACGTCCCGGAGTCGGAGGCGGCGCTGGGTCTCGGGTTCTTGATGGGGTTACGGCGGGCATTGCCGCTGGAATTGATGACGGCGCTGCAGGTCGCAGGCTTGACGCACGTCATCGTGGCGAGTGGGTATAACTTAACAATTTTGGTGCGGCTGGCGCGGCGACTGTTTGTTCGGGTGTCAAAATATCTGGCAGCACTGAGCGCTGGTGTGATGATCATCGGCTTTATGGCGATGACTGGTCTCAGTCCGAGCATGTCGCGGGCCGGGTTGGTGGCGGGCCTGAGCCTGGCCGCGTGGTATTATGGCCGGACGATTCATCCGCTGGTGCTGCTACCGGTCGCTGCGGCGATGACGCTACTCATCAATCCGCAGTTTGGCTGGAATGACCTCGGCTGGCAATTGAGCTTTGCGGCGTTTAGTGGGGTGATTATCCTGGCGCCGCTGCTGCAGCGATACTTTTTTGGCACGAAGTCGCCCGGGGTGATCCGGCAGATTATCGGCGAGACGGTGTCAGCCCAGATCATGACATTACCGCTGCTCGTAGCGTCATTTGGTGTGATCAGCAACGTGGCGCTGATCGCGAATGTGCTAATCTTGCCATTGGTGCCGCTGGCGATGCTGCTGACCTTTGTGGTTGGCGTGTGCGCGGATGTGCCGCTGGTGGCTGGACTCGTTGCCGCGCCGACGACGTGGCTGCTCCAGTATATGGTCGGCGTCGCCAGGTGGCTGGCCGGGCTGGACTGGGCGCAGCTGGAAGTAAACTTGAGCTGGCTGTGGGTGGTCATGGCCTACCTCGTTATTATCGGGGCGATGTGGTGGATGCGGCGACAGACCGGGCTGCGGCTACGCGAAAGTAATGTGGTTGAGTAG
- a CDS encoding DUF192 domain-containing protein, giving the protein MNAKSASIVQRIIVWVIVLGVLAGIGYGVWAVTRQMNKTYTTVDIGKGTFRVEVADTDETRARGLGGRQELGKSEGMLFVAEKDGDIPMWMKDMRVPIDIIWLDAKKKVVHVKRDVWPDNEPHEVYHTPVPARYVLELPAGSAKEHSIKPGVTARFTTEGKR; this is encoded by the coding sequence ATGAATGCGAAGTCGGCGTCGATAGTGCAGCGGATCATCGTTTGGGTGATCGTGCTCGGCGTGTTGGCCGGGATCGGCTACGGCGTATGGGCGGTGACGCGCCAGATGAATAAAACGTACACGACGGTTGATATTGGCAAGGGTACATTTCGAGTAGAGGTCGCTGATACGGACGAGACGCGGGCGCGAGGCTTGGGTGGTCGGCAGGAGCTGGGCAAGAGCGAGGGGATGTTGTTCGTGGCCGAGAAAGATGGTGATATACCAATGTGGATGAAGGATATGCGTGTCCCGATTGATATCATTTGGCTGGATGCCAAGAAAAAGGTCGTGCATGTCAAGCGTGATGTCTGGCCCGATAATGAGCCGCACGAAGTGTATCACACGCCAGTTCCGGCGCGGTACGTGTTGGAGCTGCCGGCAGGTAGTGCCAAGGAACACAGCATCAAACCGGGCGTGACTGCGCGGTTTACGACGGAGGGGAAGCGATGA
- a CDS encoding RimK family alpha-L-glutamate ligase, whose amino-acid sequence MNIAILSNGNINYSTLRLKEEAEKRGHRVKVIKYKNCYVSIDERHPKVIYRGREIGNFDVFIPRIASYMTRYGTAVLRQLEMANPQAFFMNRSIAISRSRDKLRSVQLLARAGVSIPKTVFSRNETDIDVLLDEIGGTPAIIKLARGTHGNGVVLAETIKAAKSVMQAFYLSDSDGTNVLLQEFIKESAGTDIRAFVVGSQVVASMKRQSLDDDFRSNLHKGGEGTVVKLTPDERKMCVKAAKAMGLVVAGVDFMRSNRGALVLEVNASPGFGIEKVTGRNVAGRIIDYIDRNAKRGNKKDKVGA is encoded by the coding sequence ATGAATATTGCGATTCTATCTAACGGTAACATCAACTACTCCACCCTTCGCCTCAAGGAAGAAGCTGAAAAGCGTGGTCATCGAGTTAAAGTTATCAAGTATAAAAATTGTTATGTGTCAATTGATGAGCGGCATCCAAAGGTTATTTATCGCGGCAGGGAAATCGGTAACTTTGACGTGTTCATCCCGCGAATTGCTAGCTATATGACGCGCTACGGGACGGCAGTGCTGCGGCAATTGGAAATGGCGAATCCGCAAGCATTTTTTATGAATCGGTCTATCGCCATCAGTCGTTCGCGCGATAAACTACGATCGGTGCAGCTGCTGGCCCGGGCTGGGGTGTCGATCCCAAAGACGGTGTTCTCGCGCAATGAAACGGATATCGATGTACTGCTGGATGAGATTGGCGGTACGCCGGCGATCATCAAGTTGGCGCGCGGCACCCACGGCAATGGCGTGGTACTGGCGGAGACAATTAAAGCCGCTAAGTCGGTTATGCAAGCGTTTTACCTCAGTGATTCTGACGGCACAAACGTGCTATTGCAGGAATTTATCAAGGAGTCGGCCGGCACCGATATTCGGGCATTTGTGGTCGGTAGTCAAGTGGTGGCTAGTATGAAGCGGCAGAGTTTGGATGATGATTTTCGCAGCAATTTGCATAAAGGCGGCGAGGGGACGGTCGTCAAGTTGACGCCCGATGAGCGAAAAATGTGCGTCAAGGCCGCCAAGGCGATGGGGCTGGTAGTGGCCGGCGTCGACTTTATGCGCTCGAACCGCGGCGCGCTGGTATTGGAGGTGAACGCCAGTCCAGGATTTGGCATCGAAAAAGTCACGGGCCGCAATGTGGCTGGTCGAATCATCGACTATATTGATCGCAACGCCAAGCGTGGTAACAAAAAAGATAAAGTCGGCGCCTGA